The following is a genomic window from Capnocytophaga stomatis.
TTTCCTAACGATTTCATATAGTCGGAAAAACCATCTTTTGCTACTTTAGTGATTTTCAATGGTTGAAGCACCTTACCTTGAATCAAATCAAAGTAATACGAATTCTGCTCCTGCATCAAAGCATCTACTTTAAGTGCAAATGATTTTAAATCAGAAGGTTCGTTTTCAAATTCAATAAACCATTCGTGGTAAGGCAATTGGTTTGGAGCGGGATTTACCTGCGGAGCAACAGTAAATTCGGTGATGCGAACGTCTGTTCCTGCTGTGGCTTTGCGGATTGCTTCCTCCACTTCCTTGGCAATGACGTGTTCGCCAAAAGCAGAAATAAAATGTTTTATACGCCCCGAAACCACCACTCGATACGGCTTGGTTGAAGTAAATTGCACCGTATCGCCAATGTTATACGCCCATAATCCTGCGTTGGTGGAAATAATCATTGCGTAATTGACCCCTATTTCTACATCTTTGATAGTGAGCCTTTTCGGATTTTCCGAAAAGAAATCATCTGCCTTGATAAATTCATAAAAAATGCCGGAATTCAGCAGCAGAAGCATTCCCTTTTCGGTTTGACTATCCTGATAAGCGAAAAATCCTTCCGAAGCCGGAAAAAGTTCGATACTATCTACCTTTCTGCCAATAAGATGCTCGAATTTTTGTCGGTAGGGTTCGTAATTTACGCCTCCGTAGATGAATAAATGGAAGTTTTTAAACAAATCGCCCACGCTCTTGCCCGATTTCTCACGAAGTTTCTCAAAATACATTTGCACCCACGACGGAATACCGCTGATAACCATCATATCTTCATTTCGAGTTTCCTCAACGATAGCATCTACTTTGGTTTCCCAATCGTCGATGCAATTGGTTTCCCACGATGGCATTCGGTTTTTTTGCAGATATTTGGGAACATAATGTGCCGAAATGCCTGACAAACGCCCTAATTTGATGCCGTTTTTCTCTTCCAAAATAGGGCTTCCTTGCAAGAAAATCATTTTTCCGTTGACAAAATCGGCTTTTTGAGTTTCGTGAATGTAGCACAAAATGGCATCGCGAGCGGCTTCGATATGATAAGGCATTGATGCTTTGGTGATTGGAATGTATTTGGCACCGCTGGTAGTTCCCGAAGTTTTGGCAAAATAAATCGGTTTGCCTTGCCAAAGTATGTTTTCTTCCCCTGCCACAACTCGTTCAATGTAAGGCTTTAACGCTTCATAATCACGAACGGGAACGTTTTTAACAAAATCGGAATGCGAGGTAATCTCCTGAAAATGATGGTCTTTCCCGAATTGAGTATTTTTTGCATTTTGGATAAGTTCCTGAAATACTTTTTCTTGCGTTTGAATAGGATGATTTGCCCATCGGTCGATTTTTTTTCTTACCGAAGCGGCGAATATTTTGGCTAAAAACGATTTTAGTGACATAATTTCAAAGGTTGGAAAAAATTTAAGGTTTTAATGATTAATAAGTTACAATGTTTGATTCTTATTTTTCAGCAGATTATTACTTAAACTCAATATAACTTTTCGGATTCATTGGATAACCGTTGCTCCAAAGTTCAAAATGAAGATGTGCTCCGGTGGAAAGTTCGCCCGTATTACCAACAGTAGCAATAACTTCACCTGCACGAACTTGGTCGCCTTGTTTCTTCACCATTGAAGCATTATGTTTGTAAACAGATACCAAATTCTCCTTATGTTCAATGATGATAACGTTACCTGTAGCTATTGTCCATTCAGCGAAAATAACAGTTCCGTCAGCAACCGATTTTACCGCTGTTCCTTCAGGAGCCACAATATCAATACCATAATGACGCGTTTGCGGACGATATTCGTTGGAAATCACTCCCGAAACAGGCGGAAACAACAAAATCTCTTTATTCTGATAAAGTGCCTTCTCAAAAACGTTGTAGCGGTCTTCCTCAGCAACCTCTTGACGTAATAAAGAATCTTGCTTATTTGGGCTTAAATCAATCGATTTTGGGTCAAATTTATAAGCCTCATAAAGAGAATCCTTTTTGATTTGCTCGTGGTGAATATCGCCTGTAAGCACTTTTTTGATTGAAGTTAAATACACTTCGTTTTTCTTCATTTCGTTTTCAAGTGAATCCAATTTGAAGACCAAATTAATGGTTTCTTGCTTGTTTTTTACTTCTGAAAATCCTAAAATGTACTGTTTCAGAGGAGTATAAATAATCAGCAAAGTAGTGAGAATAATCACCAACAATGAAAAAAGTGAGCCCACTACGAAGATATTAAGCCGACTCAAACGCATAGAAGCCTTTTCCTCAAAGGTTTCCTCATCCATAAACACTAAACGATACTTGCTCAGTAATTTACGCTTGATATACTGTTTTTTGGTTTCCTTCGCTGAACTCATTTTTCAAGGATTTTTAGATGTGTTTACATATCAAAAATCAAAAGTTAGAAAACTGAAAAACAAACCTTCAGAAGACTAACTTTTGAATAATAAAAAACTACGCAATGTTTATAACTTGTTCAATTTGCGGAACGTATTTCTTTATAGTCATTTCAACGCCACTTTTTAAGGTAAGTTGATTCACACTACAACCGATGCAATTTCCT
Proteins encoded in this region:
- a CDS encoding M23 family metallopeptidase, which produces MSSAKETKKQYIKRKLLSKYRLVFMDEETFEEKASMRLSRLNIFVVGSLFSLLVIILTTLLIIYTPLKQYILGFSEVKNKQETINLVFKLDSLENEMKKNEVYLTSIKKVLTGDIHHEQIKKDSLYEAYKFDPKSIDLSPNKQDSLLRQEVAEEDRYNVFEKALYQNKEILLFPPVSGVISNEYRPQTRHYGIDIVAPEGTAVKSVADGTVIFAEWTIATGNVIIIEHKENLVSVYKHNASMVKKQGDQVRAGEVIATVGNTGELSTGAHLHFELWSNGYPMNPKSYIEFK
- a CDS encoding GH3 auxin-responsive promoter family protein, giving the protein MSLKSFLAKIFAASVRKKIDRWANHPIQTQEKVFQELIQNAKNTQFGKDHHFQEITSHSDFVKNVPVRDYEALKPYIERVVAGEENILWQGKPIYFAKTSGTTSGAKYIPITKASMPYHIEAARDAILCYIHETQKADFVNGKMIFLQGSPILEEKNGIKLGRLSGISAHYVPKYLQKNRMPSWETNCIDDWETKVDAIVEETRNEDMMVISGIPSWVQMYFEKLREKSGKSVGDLFKNFHLFIYGGVNYEPYRQKFEHLIGRKVDSIELFPASEGFFAYQDSQTEKGMLLLLNSGIFYEFIKADDFFSENPKRLTIKDVEIGVNYAMIISTNAGLWAYNIGDTVQFTSTKPYRVVVSGRIKHFISAFGEHVIAKEVEEAIRKATAGTDVRITEFTVAPQVNPAPNQLPYHEWFIEFENEPSDLKSFALKVDALMQEQNSYYFDLIQGKVLQPLKITKVAKDGFSDYMKSLGKLGGQNKVQRLANDRKIVEKLKLE